One uncultured Caproiciproducens sp. DNA segment encodes these proteins:
- a CDS encoding methylated-DNA--[protein]-cysteine S-methyltransferase, with amino-acid sequence MKNLFFYNTDIGRIGIAENGAGITDLYFEGAAVPEDVSVCETELLKQAAAQVREYLAGGRQIFALPLSPAGTEFQRKVWESLCDIPYGETRSYKEIAESAGSPKGYRAVGMANNRNPIPILIPCHRVIGADGSLVGYGGGLDIKVRLLNLEKCILR; translated from the coding sequence ATGAAAAATCTGTTTTTTTATAATACGGATATCGGACGTATCGGAATTGCCGAAAATGGAGCGGGGATTACCGATCTGTATTTTGAAGGTGCAGCCGTGCCCGAAGATGTTTCAGTTTGTGAAACAGAACTGCTGAAACAGGCAGCCGCCCAAGTGCGGGAATATTTGGCGGGCGGCAGACAAATATTCGCTCTTCCTCTCTCTCCCGCAGGAACCGAATTTCAGCGTAAAGTTTGGGAAAGTTTGTGCGATATCCCTTACGGCGAAACGCGCAGCTACAAAGAGATTGCTGAAAGTGCCGGAAGTCCGAAAGGGTACAGGGCGGTGGGAATGGCAAACAACAGGAACCCCATTCCGATTCTCATCCCCTGCCATCGCGTCATCGGCGCGGACGGGTCGCTTGTCGGGTATGGCGGAGGTTTGGACATCAAGGTGCGGCTCTTGAATTTGGAAAAATGCATTTTGCGCTGA
- a CDS encoding transporter substrate-binding domain-containing protein: MKKKTIAGMLAGVLFATSVFAGCSSSTTASSAAAAASDAAASGAASSASSKVYLIACDAKYAPFSFEDNGKYKGIDVELLDAIAKAEGFQYELKPMDFSGIIPAIKAGQIDGSIAGMNITEKRKESVDFSDGYIQAGSSIVVNKDDTTIKSLDDLKGKTAAVKKGTTGAAFAEENTAKYGLKVNVYDDSPSMFQAVENKNADFLVEDFPVISYSIKVNAGSKLKVAVESIGEAPYDAFAVDKGKNQDLLKMFNEGLKKVKADGTYDKIVNQYI, translated from the coding sequence ATGAAAAAGAAAACAATTGCAGGAATGCTCGCCGGAGTACTTTTCGCTACAAGCGTATTCGCAGGCTGCAGTTCAAGCACCACAGCCAGTTCCGCAGCTGCGGCCGCATCCGATGCCGCGGCATCGGGGGCTGCATCATCCGCAAGTTCCAAAGTATACCTGATTGCATGCGATGCAAAATACGCACCGTTCTCCTTCGAAGATAACGGCAAATACAAAGGAATCGATGTGGAACTGCTGGATGCCATCGCAAAAGCGGAAGGTTTTCAATATGAACTGAAACCAATGGATTTCAGCGGCATTATCCCGGCAATTAAAGCCGGCCAGATCGACGGTTCCATCGCCGGAATGAACATTACCGAGAAAAGAAAAGAATCCGTGGATTTCTCAGACGGATACATTCAGGCCGGCTCCTCCATTGTCGTTAACAAGGACGACACCACCATTAAATCTCTGGACGACTTAAAAGGTAAAACCGCTGCCGTTAAGAAGGGCACCACAGGCGCGGCATTTGCTGAAGAAAACACCGCAAAATATGGTTTGAAGGTAAATGTTTACGATGATTCCCCTTCCATGTTCCAGGCGGTTGAAAACAAAAATGCAGACTTCCTTGTTGAGGACTTCCCGGTTATTTCCTATTCGATCAAGGTTAACGCCGGTTCAAAGCTGAAGGTAGCAGTAGAATCCATCGGAGAAGCACCGTACGACGCGTTTGCAGTAGACAAAGGCAAAAATCAGGATCTTTTGAAAATGTTCAACGAGGGTCTCAAGAAGGTAAAAGCCGATGGTACTTATGACAAAATAGTCAATCAATACATATAA
- a CDS encoding amino acid ABC transporter permease has protein sequence MDLFFKIFRESLPSLLSGLRVTITMAILSLIFASIVGIIMGIFSISKFRVLKAISTTYIYVIRGIPLMILGLFLYFGVGAALQIRFDPMVAAIIALTINAGAYMAEIFRAGIQAIDFGQMEASRSLGLSYLKSMRRVILPQAVKIMIPSIMNQFITTIKDTSILSVVSVRELTLSGQIIIANNYRPFEVYGAVAIMYFVFITILTMISKKVERKLSYDNRGE, from the coding sequence TTGGATTTGTTTTTTAAAATCTTCAGAGAGTCGCTCCCAAGCCTTTTGAGCGGTTTGCGCGTTACCATTACCATGGCAATTTTATCCCTTATTTTTGCATCTATTGTCGGGATTATTATGGGTATTTTCAGCATCAGCAAATTCCGCGTGCTGAAAGCCATTTCTACTACATACATCTATGTCATCCGCGGCATCCCGCTGATGATTCTCGGGTTATTCCTGTATTTCGGCGTTGGCGCCGCACTGCAAATCCGCTTTGACCCCATGGTTGCCGCCATTATTGCGCTGACCATCAACGCCGGCGCGTATATGGCGGAAATTTTCCGGGCGGGGATTCAGGCCATCGACTTCGGTCAGATGGAGGCGTCCCGCAGTCTTGGCCTCAGCTATCTAAAATCGATGAGAAGAGTCATCCTGCCGCAGGCGGTGAAAATTATGATTCCGTCTATTATGAATCAGTTTATCACCACGATCAAGGACACCTCCATTCTTTCTGTTGTCAGCGTGCGGGAACTTACCCTCAGCGGACAGATTATCATTGCGAACAATTACCGTCCTTTTGAAGTGTACGGCGCTGTCGCTATTATGTACTTTGTATTTATCACCATATTAACTATGATTTCTAAAAAAGTGGAAAGGAAGCTGAGTTATGATAATCGAGGCGAATAA
- a CDS encoding amino acid ABC transporter ATP-binding protein yields the protein MIIEANKIKKSFGKLQVLRDISLTVDEGEVLCIIGPSGSGKSTLLRCLNRLEEIQDGSVVVLGEDVSHAKNINKLRENIGMVFQSFNLFPNYTVLGNMMLAPLELKKMKRDEAEKKAMALLKKVGLEDKKDVYPQTLSGGQKQRAAIARALQMNPKIMLFDEPTSALDPEMVDEVLKVMKDLAQEGMTMVIVTHEMGFARDVADRVIFMDGGYIVEQSPAKDIFTAPKNDRCKDFLAKVLSA from the coding sequence ATGATAATCGAGGCGAATAAAATTAAAAAAAGCTTTGGAAAACTGCAGGTTTTACGCGATATTTCACTTACCGTGGACGAGGGTGAAGTGCTTTGCATCATCGGCCCGTCCGGTTCCGGTAAAAGCACGCTGCTCCGCTGCCTGAACCGACTGGAGGAGATTCAGGACGGCAGCGTTGTCGTTTTGGGCGAGGATGTTTCGCATGCCAAAAACATCAACAAGCTGAGAGAAAATATCGGCATGGTTTTCCAGTCCTTTAACCTTTTCCCCAATTACACCGTGCTGGGAAATATGATGCTTGCCCCGCTTGAGCTGAAAAAGATGAAGCGCGACGAGGCAGAGAAAAAGGCCATGGCTCTCTTAAAAAAGGTCGGTCTTGAGGATAAAAAAGACGTTTACCCCCAGACTCTGTCGGGCGGACAAAAGCAAAGGGCCGCGATTGCCCGCGCACTGCAGATGAATCCGAAAATCATGCTGTTTGACGAACCAACCTCTGCGCTCGACCCCGAAATGGTTGATGAAGTGCTGAAGGTAATGAAGGATCTTGCACAGGAAGGCATGACCATGGTGATCGTAACCCATGAAATGGGTTTTGCCAGAGACGTTGCCGACCGTGTCATCTTTATGGACGGCGGTTATATTGTAGAGCAGAGCCCCGCCAAAGACATCTTTACGGCACCCAAAAACGACCGGTGCAAGGATTTTCTTGCCAAGGTACTCAGCGCGTGA